A window of Punica granatum isolate Tunisia-2019 chromosome 8, ASM765513v2, whole genome shotgun sequence genomic DNA:
ATGATACACTTGTAGTTCGGAAAACTTGCACAATATATTCATAACTTTTACATGAATTTAATTGAAAGTTTGTCATGACCCAGCCCACGAATTAAATGTTTTGGTTTGCTTATTAGAAGGGATCGATAACACGTTCTTACTTGGAACTAAGATTGCATTTGGTATGAGGTATTTAAATTAGGATATATTGCACAATATAGTCTAATATTAATAGATATTCTTAGATTTATCCAACGTAGATTTTTTGCTTGAGGTATCCTAACATTGCTAATTTGATGTCACCATCTAGCCTCGGGGGATAGTtgctgaaacaaaaatagcaaCGTTGTGATACCTCAAGCAAAAAAACGACGTTATGATATATTTAAGAATATCTATcaacgttaggctatatggTGCAATAAACCCTTAAATTACATGGACTCATACACTACCTTGTTTGGTTGTATGTCGTAAGTGGTAACCCATCTTGTACCAGTAATCTGCATTGCTACTCAATTGGCAATCCACATTGCCTAGGTCAGGGATGGCTATGTGGATTACCACCAAAGTGTTAATCGCCAAAGAAAAATTCTTCCAGAAACAATTCCAActtctttctctttcaaatcaatgtagttatatatttttaataattagaatattataaaatagatTATCCtgacttaattaaataattattactaaaataattacaaattatgtataaatattttttaagtaatgaaaaattatcaaatacatactcaaataatttatttttattataactaTATACaatcaacataattattaaaatttaaaaattgacaataataatattacttTTAACATTAGTACGcaattaaaatgaaacaattAGTATCAATTAAGaaacatattattaaattaatgaattaagaaggattttatatattaattaccATTAATAATTagctaaaaataaaattttaattgtaaCTGTTTATTTTCATTAGAAGATAATTTACTATTTAACAAACTttggaaaattatatttcttatATAGTTTTTTCATAATTACGATGTAGGGAGTGTCCTCTTGTTTTTTTGCTTAAGAGAGACTCATGAGTTTAATAcaaagaaatagaaattctaataactaataaaagaacATGGGTCAATCCCACAACGAGTAACGGAATTGGATCTCTTGATTATCAGACACTGTGCTACACCGTCTTTGATTTATGGAGCTCTCCTCTTGTTTTGCTATTGTTCGTTATAGATGATTTATATTTGCCATACCATTTCCATTTTAATGCGATGAATCACAATAACATCTATACATATCTGCAGATGTATAGATCGACACTACAAGAAATCTGCGAATCCAATATATTCAGACAGACTTTTGCCTTATCcatgagttttattttttctgaagATGAAAGGTCACAATAACAACTTATTtgcattaattttaactatgAAATAAGTAAGATTTCAGACTCGAAATTTGCATTAGTTAAGCTCTTAGACAAGTATGCGGTTTGTTTACTTATTCCAAGGAATAATAATGTCGGGGTTCGGGTAGCCCTCCATGTATCCCACAATAGCACAcccccgtgcctgtcaccccCAGTGATAAAAGCACCTCTTGGTGTCGTCCCTGCTGGCTCGGAAGATGTCGAACTCGACTTGCCTGCCCTGCCATGATGCGCCACAGAAGAACAACGTGGTGCCCCAGAAGTTAGTCCTGAATTTGAACCCGTACTTCTGCTGTGGGTCAACAAAGTGATTCCTCAGGTTATCGTCCTTATATTTGCAGTGGATGGTGAAGCTCGTTCCGTTGGGCAGCTCATTAGAGATATCGACCAGCACCTTGTGCCCCGTGCCCAAGTTAATTCTATCGGTTGCAGCCGTAGCGGTCCTTGCTTTCCATAACACCAGCAAAGACATTACAATATCTTATCAAGAGTTGCTTATATCGCCATTCTTTTGGCAGCAAACGAATTGGGTTTAGAAGAAGATACCATTTTCAAGGAGAAGATACGTGGCTGAAATTATAGATAGTCAAAATATTATGAGTAAGTCttagagtaaaaaaaaaaatattgg
This region includes:
- the LOC116188872 gene encoding S-protein homolog 5-like, with amino-acid sequence MSLLVLWKARTATAATDRINLGTGHKVLVDISNELPNGTSFTIHCKYKDDNLRNHFVDPQQKYGFKFRTNFWGTTLFFCGASWQGRQVEFDIFRASRDDTKRCFYHWG